In Chanodichthys erythropterus isolate Z2021 chromosome 9, ASM2448905v1, whole genome shotgun sequence, a genomic segment contains:
- the slc7a4 gene encoding cationic amino acid transporter 4 isoform X5 produces the protein MASCVSGCSSMMRFCQKLNRLKTLEDDVMATSLKRCLSTVDLALLGVGGMVGSGLYVLTGTVAKDTAGPAVVVSFIIAGVASLMAALCYAEFGARVPKTGSAYMFTYVSVGEIWAFLIGWNVILEYMIGGAAVARAWSGYLDSIFNHRIQNFTESHVMRWDVPFLTHYPDLLAASILLVASFFISFGVRVSSWLNHIFSAISMVVIAFILVFGFALADPVNWSAREGGFAPFGFSGIMAGTATCFYAFVGFDVIAASSEEASNPQKAVPTATAISLGLAATAYVLVSTVLTLMVPWHTLDPNSALSDAFFRRGYSWAGFIVAVGSICAMNTVLLSNLFSLPRIVYAMAEDGLFFSVFSRVNPVTKVPVIAILVFGSLMAFLALIFDLEALVQFLSIGTLLAYTFVAASIIVLRFQSDKSTWSSGGGGIKTDASSTPSLNQSGQQVDPSVAVNETQTFAQDSGEPKEYESFSDKLQLVERQKAVKERRAAGTLKACWEPYLGRILGDCEPGEVVAFSVLALMVSAVSLCAVLVFGNNQLNLPMWSFTLLLVIFSLVFLLSLALIWVHEQQPNHKTFQVFWCISGMASGTVRKVYGKSRGRKWQHDTWSFPAAAWWRQSRTSSLKDTLTTHTHQPSTIHLPAGDLIMLRAEWIRFAAL, from the exons ATGGCATCATGTGTTTCTGGCTGCTCTTCAATGATGAGGTTCTGTCAGAAGCTGAACAGGCTAAAGACGTTGGAGGATGACGTGATGGCAACATCACTGAAACGTTGTCTGTCCACAGTGGACCTCGCTCTGCTTGGTGTAGGTGGGATGGTGGGATCAGGCCTGTATGTTCTCACAGGAACTGTTGCTAAAGACACCGCAGGACCAGCTGTCGTAGTATCGTTCATCATAGCAGGAGTAGCGTCTCTCATGGCAGCGCTGTGCTATGCTGAGTTTGGTGCCCGTGTACCAAAGACAGGCTCCGCCTACATGTTTACTTATGTCTCTGTTGGGGAAATCTGGGCTTTCCTGATTGGTTGGAATGTAATTTTGGAGTATATGATAGGCGGGGCAGCAGTAGCTCGTGCGTGGAGTGGCTATCTGGACTCTATTTTCAATCACCGCATCCAGAACTTCACTGAAAGTCATGTGATGCGTTGGGACGTGCCCTTCCTCACTCATTACCCAGACCTCTTAGCAGCTTCCATCCTCCTAGTGGCTTCATTTTTCATCTCATTTGGTGTTCGTGTCTCATCTTGGCTCAACCACATCTTTTCGGCCATCAGTATGGTAGTCATTGCCTTTATCTTGGTGTTTGGCTTTGCATTGGCTGATCCAGTCAACTGGAGCGCTCGGGAGGGAGGCTTTGCCCCATTTGGATTTTCAGGTATTATGGCAGGAACTGCAACATGCTTCTATGCCTTTGTTGGATTTGACGTGATAGCAGCTTCCAGTGAAGAGGCCAGTAATCCTCAGAAGGCTGTTCCCACGGCGACTGCCATATCATTGGGCCTGGCGGCCACAGCTTACGTCCTGGTCTCCACAGTTCTTACGTTGATGGTTCCATGGCATACACTCGACCCAAACTCAGCTCTGTCAGATGCGTTCTTCAGACGGGGATATAGCTGGGCCGGGTTCATCGTGGCTGTGGGCTCCATCTGTG CCATGAACACTGTGTTGCTCAGCAACCTCTTCTCTCTCCCGCGGATTGTGTATGCCATGGCAGAGGATGGCCTCTTCTTCTCTGTCTTTTCTCGTGTCAACCCTGTAACCAAAGTCCCAGTGATCGCCATTCTTGTTTTTGGCAGCCTTATGGCATTTCTTGCCCTCATCTTTGATCTAGAAGCACTAGTCCAGTTCCTCTCTATTGGCACTCTGCTTGCTTACACGTTTGTAGCAGCCAGCATCATAGTGCTCCGCTTCCAATCGGATAAAAGTACTTGGAGCTCAGGAGGAGGTGGAATCAAGACAGATGCTTCATCCACACCTTCACTGAACCAGTCAGGGCAGCAGGTAGATCCATCTGTGGCAGTGAATGAGACCCAGACCTTTGCACAGGACAGCGGAGAGCCGAAGGAGTATGAATCATTCTCTGATAAACTTCAGCTGGTGGAGAGGCAGAAGGCGGTGAAGGAGAGGCGTGCTGCTGGAACACTGAAGGCTTGTTGGGAACCGTATTTGGGGCGTATACTGGGGGACTGTGAGCCAGGAGAGGTGGTGGCATTCTCTGTGCTGGCTCTGATGGTCAGTGCAGTCTCTCTTTGTGCTGTGTTAGTGTTTGGGAATAACCAGCTGAATCTGCCCATGTGGAGCTTCACTCTGCTGCTGGTCATCTTCAGTCTGGTCTTCCTGCTCAGTCTGGCTCTCATCTGGGTTCATGAACAGCAGCCAAATCACAAGACTTTCCAG GTCTTCTGGTGTATTTCGGGTATGGCGTCTGGCACAGTAAGGAAGGTTTACGGGAAAAGCAGGGGCAGGAAGTGGCAGCACGATACGTGGTCCTTCCCAGCGGCAGCCTGGTGGAGACAGTCCAGAACGTCCAGCCTGAAGGACACactcacaacacacacacaccaacccTCGACAATCCACCTGCCAGCAGGTGATCTGATCATGCTGAG AGCAGAGTGGATCCGCTTTGCTGCTCTTTGA